From Gossypium raimondii isolate GPD5lz chromosome 11, ASM2569854v1, whole genome shotgun sequence:
agaATTTGTaattatcaataatatattaattagacTTTATagtaattaacaaaatattttcttatttagaatgtTATTCATTTAGTAATTAGAATGTGGTAATAGTAACTAAATAGTTATGAACTTATCATATTGCATAACATGTTCAATTTAAATCTGACACTAACACCATTTTTGGTTCAACGTAATGTTCTATCCATTTAGGCCTAATTCAAGGGGCCCCCCACTAAAcatgtgtttggttgaaaggAATGAGTTATTACGGGTCATGGCATTTCGCCCTTTATTCCAATTCTATTTTGAGTGCAGCCTGAATAACAATTCATTGGCCCCCATCTGAATTGTAATTTAGCCATGGAAGGTAGAGGAAGCAAAAATTAAACTTCCATTGTTGCATCAGTATTCACCATTGTCTCCACCACAAATCATCTTGACGCTAAAATAATGGAACTAACAAACTCCTAACTCAACCAAATCTGCTAGTTTCTATCTTGGTTTAGAACCAAATGCAGAACTCTTTCTGTCTTGGTCTTGCCCTTTTTCTGCCATTCTCCAATTTGCAAGTTCAATGacataaacatatatatcaaaatcatttggaaaacagggttttctcttcttcttttccttctatttaattgattaattttctGTTTGAAAGATCTTTAGATTTGGTAAAGTATTGTTGAATGCTCAGACTGCTCACAGTAGTTCTCTTTCACCTTAGTATTGGATTATACCATCACATTCTTAGCTTTTTAATTACTTACAGTTGTTCACCTTCTCCTTAATTGCTATTATACTGTTGAAGATGTATGTTTTGTCTTCATTAGCATAGATTACTTGTTACATATGTAAGTTGTTAGATATTTGTgttatatatttgataatagAGAAAAACTATTTGCTTGTGTTGATGTGTTGTTTCCTTAATTGTTATCAGCAGCCTGTAGCAAAAGGAAGATCTATGTTTTGTCTTCATTAGCATAGATTACTTGTTACATATGTAAGTTGTTAGATATTTGTgttatatatttgataatagAGAAAAACTATTTGCTTGTGTTGATGTGTTGTTTCCTTAATTGTTATCAGTAGCCTGTAGCAAAAGGTCTTGAAGAGAAGGACCCTAAGAAACCTGCATCAAAAGCAActgaaaagaaagggaaaactGTTGAAGTAGCTAAATAAGAGCCCCTTGATCCTGTGGCTGAGAAATTTCGCCAACAAAGGTAAAATTTACTACTTTTAGCTTCTAGAGTTGTGACACTAAGAAACTTCCCCAGTTATTCAAAGTGGGTGTTACTGCATCTGCACTTGTTTGATTTAAGCTCATCCAAGTTAAGAACTATTGCTTTGTAGGTCCTCTAAACAACATTAGTTTTTTCTTCCCATTTGCATACTTGGATCTCAGAAGTTTGTGGCATTCTTTACTCGTGgttaaaattttcacttaattgaggATTTTAAATCAATTGTGGGAagtaaatggcttaatttttaagatctTATATTCATTGGATTCCTTAGCCTTAGGCAGTTAGGCTTGCTTCATACAACctggaaaaaatatttattcaattaaaaagatttaGTGAAAATCCAACATAACACTATTACTTAATGAGGGTGAAAATATTATGTATagtatatatagatataatagAAAAAAGGTAGTCAGATACTGGGCTTACATTGGGTCAAACAATCCAAGaaaaaacattttgaagtttCAGCCTGTAATTTGTTTTTGGGTCGGTGACAGCACATTTCAACTCCcatttcaatattcaaaaagaagaaaaagtgtTTCATAGTGAGCTCCTCTATCAGTTGCCAGCTGCATTTCATTGTTCAAAACAATAAGGTTTGAATGCAGAAGTTGTAAAAATGGAATGTGTTGTTCAAGGAATTATAGAGACACAGGTAAAAATTCATgccaaaagtactttttttaAACAACTTTGGGAATCATGTTAAGAAGATTTTggtttctgttctttttttttgagatttgcAGTATGTTGAAGCACTCGAAATTCTACTTCAGGGTCTTTGTGGGGTTAATAAAGAACGCTTAAGAGTCCATGAAATTTGCCTTAAAAGTGGCCCAAATCTTGGTAAATGTTCACATTCTCACTTTGCCAAAGTTCTAATTTTTCTTACAAGCCTATGAAGTATCAGATGATAGAAGCAATTTTTGctttttggtttttcttgtAAATGAGTTTCCTGCTTAATCatgtagaatttttttattcatgagTCATCACTTGCTTTATTTGTAATATAAGACTAGTAATTAATAAATCTCTTGATCAAATTGTTTGGTTATGCGCTGCTAATGCTATGAATTTCACAGGATTTGTTGCTTCAGAGGTCAGATTATTGTGTGATCTTGAGCAGTCTGAACCAACTTGGTAAactagaatttttagttttgttaattttgggtatttgaTTGTTATTTTGGATGTTTATAGCCTTCTATATTGTTTGTAGGACTGTTAAACATGTTGGGGGTGCAATGAGGGGTGCTGGGGCAGAGCAAATTTCTGTTCTGGTTAGGAGTATGGTAGAAAGCAAAGCAAGCAAGAATGTGCTTCGATTATTTTATGCACTCGGATACAAGTTGGATCATGAGCTGCTGAGAGTCGGAATCACCTTTCATTTCCAAAGGGGTGCTCAGATAACTGTAACTGTTTCATCTGTTAATAAGATGCTAAAACTGCATGCAACCGATGAGGCTGTGCCAGTAACACCTGGTATACAGCTGGTAGAAGTGACCGCCCCTGCAACA
This genomic window contains:
- the LOC105804191 gene encoding mediator of RNA polymerase II transcription subunit 18, with translation MECVVQGIIETQYVEALEILLQGLCGVNKERLRVHEICLKSGPNLGFVASEVRLLCDLEQSEPTWTVKHVGGAMRGAGAEQISVLVRSMVESKASKNVLRLFYALGYKLDHELLRVGITFHFQRGAQITVTVSSVNKMLKLHATDEAVPVTPGIQLVEVTAPATSENYNEVVAAVSSFCEYLAPLLHLSKPGVSTGVVPTAAAAAASLMSDGGGTTL